The following nucleotide sequence is from Mangifera indica cultivar Alphonso chromosome 17, CATAS_Mindica_2.1, whole genome shotgun sequence.
CTATGATGTATCATGGCCTTAAATGAAAAGTCCAGAAACTTTCCCCAACTGTGTTCTCATATTTGTATGTCTGTGCTAGTTTTGGAGAATGCATAATAATATACCGCATTGAAAGGCAAGCTTAACATGTCAAGAATGAAGAATATACAATTTTCAAACCGGTAAGCATGATGATCCTAGTGCAATTTATTTAACCAAACAAAGACGCAGCTGCAGCTTCTGAACAATTTCAGCAACATGATTTCTAGTTTTTTTCTTGCATAAGACTATGTAcactaaataaaaattctaatttgtgTACTAACGACaccatatgattgagtgttattttatttttaattcaaaatcatctaatcacatggtGAAACAACATcattaatacacaaattagCAGTCATTGTtaatgcacatagttttattgttctttctttcttgccacTAGTATACTTCTAGCATATCAAATATTAACGTGCATCTAAATTACATGCTAATCAAAAGCAAAGATCATATGGCACAGTGTATACATCAATCCATACAACTCAAAAGGAAAGCTTATGTTGTAATCGCTTGAACTGCGGTTTGTGAAAAAGAGATTTGAtagctagggctggattcgagccgagccgagctcggctcgcagccagctcaggATCGGCTCGACTTTTTAATGGCTGGCTCAAgtttggctcgagctcgactcgagccgaattcggctcggatcgagctcggctcggctcgttttttatatcaaaacgacaccgttttgtatatatatatggatcaaaacgacatcgttttatataaaaaaaattttaaaaaaatataccgagccagctcgggctcggctcgagctcgatcgagccgagctgagcctggctcgtttcgggctcgaaccgagccgagctcgagctcgagctggctcggctcgaatccagccctattgaTAGCCTACGACAACACCAATCCACTGGTTAATACAATATTATCGTTGAACAGCAGCTGAAACAACAGAGCATATCTTACAAGAGAGGTACCACATCACTAATATTAAGCAGTCTAGAAGTTTAAAGATACAATGGGATTAGGCTAGAATTGAAacgaaaattcaaaatttagacATATGCAATCAATGACCAAGATCAAGTACTATGGCACTAATCAAAAGGTTGCTGTGCATAGTGAAAACAAGAATCTCAAGCTTAAGAGTGCATATTGAAAGAGAAGTAGAACTTGTAAACACAGCAAGAGAACCATAATCACTACTATGAGAGAATGAgaataagaataagaataagaataagaatGGAAGAGGAATGCAGCTCAAAGACGGTCACTTGAAAGCAAAACACTGATCTGGAAGATGATGAAGGATAAACAATAGGGTAGAAACAAATATATGATCTCATGCAAGCTAAGAATATATCAGTTCCAAGCATCCATACAGCATAACcaaccaaattaatttaatcCTAAAAAAGTAGGCACATAACAGAGTGGAAaacaaagaataatataaatgacCTTTTCTCAAAGTCAGGGCCACAACAGCGTCGTTCTCGACCTGAAAGCAAagggaaattttattttactagtTAAGATAGATTGATATCTCAATTGGATAATAGTAGAATATCTAAAATTTCCACCataaattagaaacaaaagGCTGCAGCAATGAAGATGAGAGAGCTAATTTTAACCTAAGCACAGAAAATGAAGAACAACTAAGGAACATGCCAATTGTTAAATTGATACCCTCTGATCCGCCAAAGTCTTTGAATCCTCTAATACTTCTCCACTCCCCACCAAAATCAAACACTGATCATTAACTGGCTGGTCTATGAGGGTATGCAATTTCTGCTTAATGTTCAGAATAGTCTCCGTTGGATCGCACTGGATAAAGTAGGTTGTCTTGTTACGTTTAACACGAATATACATAGCCTGCAGAATGACACAAGAATCAAATAGACTGTGAAAAAACAACTTCAGCAGCCATAATCCCACATGACTTGATTACATAATTACACACACCGATGCAACAAAGAAGGTCATATATACTACAATGTTCAATATTACAAATGTGATATTACAGCAAATCTTTCTCCAATTTCCCATTAACACATCTTGTTAGCCAAATAAAACCAACTCTATAAACTGAAAACCCCTGCAAATTTTTGGTCTCAACTCCCATACAAGCAATTCAAGCTTTTTACAAAGCCGCCTTCAACAAGCTAGTTCTGGGCAATGAACACATGACCAAAAGAGAAAGCTACAAAATTATCTTCATGATCCATCACCAAAtgcatcaaaattaacaaatcagCTCGTTCTCACATTCAGCTAATACTAACACTAAATAAGACATGAATTCAAGTAGTTCCTTCATTCTAACGgcacatttaacaaataaaaggaGGAATATACAAAGGGTATTCAGGGGATTTTGAAATTACCATGTTTGTTAGAAGCCTTGACGTCTTTGAATTGCAGGTGCTCCGTTGGGTTTGCGCGAAGAAGCTGACGGGTTGCTTCTAAAATATGTTGAGGCAATGTTTGGCTGCAGGAATAGCCTATCAACAccagaaaataagtctttttttttttttaatttaataaaaattttaatggccAATGTATCTTCTTAAATAGAATTTTACAAATACCTAATGgggatgaattttttatttttttttatttttggagaaCTACATGTTCCACGTAATTTATGAcccgtttttatttttataaatggaAATATGACATTTTCCACCTCTTGccaaatattattagaaaaattagttaatttttatgatataaatatttaaaaaattaaaatatttatttataatttttaatatttattaattttatccaaCAAACTTTATTACCTATATTATCacctttgttttatttaaaaaaaaaaattttaatctaaaattgtAGACAGTAATTGAAATTACACTAGTTCAATACTATTCCAATTGAAATTATATCGAAATAATAAGATTTTAGTCAGAATTGTATTGTAATATATGATTCAACcgaaattactttaaaatagTGCAATTCAATCGGAAAAATACTATTCAGAtgtaattctaattaaaattacactagaataatgtaattttaattgcaaTTGGAATTACATTAGAATTGTGCAAATCCAACTGTAATCATATCAATGTAGTGTAGTTTCAACAAAATCATATCATTTCAATTAGGGATAAGCAGGTTCGGgtaatcaattgaaaaaaacaGAAACTAATCGATTCCTAAGATTTAGAAACTGAAACTAGAACTTGTACACGTAGGTTTTTATCTAGAATCTATCCAATCGATTTCAATTCTGATCTCGGGTTTTGGTACTCAACATTGAGTTGCGGTGAATGTCCACTCGTGTGTTTTGATTTTTctgtaaaggaaaaaaaaaaccctcctAAATTCAAGTGAATTTGATTTAGCTTTGATATTTCAGATCCAGATTTTGTTTCATAGCTGCTGCATGACACGGAAGTTATTAAACATGTTTTCAACACCAaataaaacatttgtttttataattggaACTGGAACCTACCCAGAGTGGGTCGATTCTAAGTAAGAATTGGGACTGAAAGATGGATAACTGATGATTTCAGTTTTGGTTTGATTCTTTCGCTACCCCGTAATTCTAATGTAGTTTCAATGAAATCTTATCGAAATTGTGTGATTTCGACAAAATCACATACTTCTAGTGTGATTCTAACATAATTACATTGTAATCGATGCAATAACAAATTTCAGACTTGTCAGAGTTAGAATtacaattttgatttttttcaattaaagataaagatcgaaatgataaaatttaaagtaaatataaagagctagagttttgattttttttttcaattaaaaatggaagtataaatgataaattttaatagttggCAGGagtaaattttgtttgtagTTTATCAGTGcaagtgaatatatatatattttataaactaacaaaatacCCTTTGAACATTAAATTATAGCTTTGACGGAATGTGggaaatatctttttttttaactttaaacgTAGGATTTAATTCTTTTGTCATAGTTTGGGagggaaatagtgattttcgctagtaaatatataaaaatttattaaaggtttatcaaaaacatttttgaaaaatgatttctGTCTATCTGCGATGCAGTCTACGATACTACCCTATCAGCTGACAAATCTTATTCTAAATCGGATTAACATAAGCAAGCGTCCAAACAGATCCCTAGAATAAGCATTCCGTACACTGGCATTCAATTCGGCCGGCAAAAACTCAAAGCTTGTTCACCTAACCAGCCGACCTCAGCTGTTTATAGAAGAACAAAAAACTCTCTTCCAAATCCTCACAACTTCCCTACGCCTTAGGGCAGTCGATTCCTTATCCTCCGCCTCCTCATACTCCATCCGGCCGCCACGCAATGGGCAACACCTCTTCGATGCTCACTCAGTACGACATTGAAGAAGTCCAACGCCACTGCAACAACACGTGTAACAATTACTAATCAAATGTTAAACTATTAGTTAATTTAATTCACTTTCTCGTTTCTTTACGAGCCGTcgattttgaattttgatttttttttttttttttgtgatcaGTTTCTCAGCAGGAGATTGTGTCGTTGTACCAGAGGTTTTGCCAGCTGGATCGTAATAACGGCGGCTTTATCTCCGGCGAAGAGTTCCTCTCTGTTCCTGAATTCGCCGTCAATCCTCTCTCTCTTGTATGTACGCTGAAGTTATATTTTAGCGCGTGTTATTATGTTTGTCATTCcaaaatatatgatgaaaaattttacttaattttaggTATTATTGTACATATATTGCTAAATTTCTAGTCTGAAACAGTTTTGCGAATCCTATATTAGATATTACAAGAATTGAGATACAGTTTAGATATTCGATGATCTCTaaattttttggaaattattgttaGTTCATAGCTCAAACAGATTGGAAAGTGAAAATTAGGGCAGATTTTAAGATTTCTCAGTGTATTTCTGTGTACGTGCAAATACATGTATCACATaagagaaatgatgaatttgaataatCATAGGTTGTTGAGGATGCTAGATGGAATGGTTTTCAAGGAATTCGTGGCAGTTTTGCCTGCATTCAGTCCACTCATTCTAATAAGTGAAATATGTTTGTACAAGTTTATCTTTTTGTCCTTCAAATATATCTGATAAAAATTTTGTGGTAGCTgtaatatttgtaaaattttagttttcagatATAATTTTACGTATTACGGTAAAAACAGTGCTTAGCTTTTGAGTCTGAAACAGTTATTGAATATTAAAGTGAATGCATTTTAGATTATAGAAGGACTGAGATACAGTTTAGAGGTTTGATTATATGTTAGTTTTTGGAAATTAGTTTAAGTTCATAAACCAAACAGATAAAAAGAGTATCAAAGCAAGTGAAATTAGAGGGCCTATTTTAGATTTCTCTTcgtgtatgtatgtgtatgtgcaAATGTGTgtattgttcataaaaaatgttgtttttattagaaGGCTTATTTTAGATTTCCCTGCATTCAGCCCATTTCTTGTCATTAAGTGAATTATGTTtgtgtgtgtttatatttttgcccttcagaaatattgagtaaaaaaatCATGGAGATATCtgtataagaaaaaaaatagtttcagATATAATTTTAGGTATTAGCGTACAAATAAGGTCAAAAAACAAGTGAAATTTTAGAGGTTAATTTAAGATTTCTCTTTATGTATTTATGTGCATATGTGAATGTATGAGTTTGTCTGGTTTTATGTTTCTTTATAGCATGTATTAATGTGTGAACATGCATGCTTTggttgtatgtgtatgtgttatatttttcttttaatgagAAATGATGTATCTATtgttaataaaatgttaattggATTCTCAGAGGTTGTTGAGAAGGCTAGATGGATTGAATTTTAAGGATTTTGTGGCTTTTTTGTCTGCATTCAGTCCACGTGCGAGTTTGCAACATAAAATTGAGTGTAAGGGTTTatttatgattaagttttgattgACATAATTTGGTTTaccattaatttcattttttttttttggcccaAACATTCATTTTTCTGGTGTTTGCTATTTTTGCAGTTATATTCAAGGTGTATGATTCAGATGGAAATGGTAAAGTTACATTTAACGATATGCTGGATGTT
It contains:
- the LOC123200063 gene encoding uncharacterized protein LOC123200063, which encodes MAMYIRVKRNKTTYFIQCDPTETILNIKQKLHTLIDQPVNDQCLILVGSGEVLEDSKTLADQRVENDAVVALTLRKDDNEFEDVNIVQPKDFYPSRDAEGGNW
- the LOC123200028 gene encoding calcineurin subunit B-like, with protein sequence MGNTSSMLTQYDIEEVQRHCNNTFSQQEIVSLYQRFCQLDRNNGGFISGEEFLSVPEFAVNPLSLRLLRRLDGLNFKDFVAFLSAFSPRASLQHKIEFIFKVYDSDGNGKVTFNDMLDVLRDLTGNFISEQQREQVLMHVLEEAGYKKDSLIVLSDFVKILGHTDLKMEVEVPVD